The Lycium ferocissimum isolate CSIRO_LF1 chromosome 1, AGI_CSIRO_Lferr_CH_V1, whole genome shotgun sequence genome includes a region encoding these proteins:
- the LOC132063227 gene encoding uncharacterized protein LOC132063227, whose product MKVHPVPRKRNITLQYDISSALSQASRQKKLRRLPHIFAKVLELPFNSDTDVSIQETSDSLRFIIPTDDTAGDNIRADTVEIYPGVTKIVIRGDNINDLDAALCEFELDMWRFRLPPSTLPELATAVNSDGVLVVTVPKDTDDLDDDGDIGRLILLQ is encoded by the coding sequence ATGAAGGTTCATCCAGTACCAAGAAAACGCAACATCACGTTACAATACGACATTTCTTCAGCTCTCTCTCAAGCAAGCCGTCAAAAGAAGCTACGGCGACTTCCCCATATCTTCGCGAAGGTTCTTGAACTTCCATTTAATTCCGATACCGATGTTTCAATCCAAGAAACCTCCGATTCATTGCGTTTTATTATCCCAACAGATGATACTGCTGGGGATAATATTAGGGCTGATACAGTTGAGATCTATCCTGGTGTTACTAAGATTGTAATCCGAGGGGATAATATTAACGATTTGGATGCAGCCTTGTGTGAATTTGAGCTCGACATGTGGCGCTTCCGTCTTCCGCCGTCAACTTTGCCGGAATTGGCTACCGCCGTTAACTCTGACGGTGTGCTGGTGGTTACGGTGCCTAAAGATACAGATGACTTGgatgatgatggtgatattGGACGCCTTATTCTTCTACAATAA